In one window of Anser cygnoides isolate HZ-2024a breed goose chromosome 3, Taihu_goose_T2T_genome, whole genome shotgun sequence DNA:
- the LOC106038118 gene encoding serotriflin-like, producing MWNHVKGLTEMQVDGIEMGPITAVLCLVALIHQADGQVFQSKQVDTPLFQPFPIKNPIQKPIKKPIYKPIHKPIKKPVQIPLQKPQLPQRPAQQKYNGFQMQSKQQMFQQQNNIQLKNKQVILKEHNEIRRSVVPTARNMLKMVWNERAAKNAQKWAKKCEMEISPTDQRVIDGITCGENILLSSQPKTWAETIQVWNSQGSNFKYGFGATTKNANVKSYAQLVWYNSYQVGCAVAYCPRNQYNYFYVCHYCPPGNNIMQVAAPYKSGPRCADCPDHCDKGLCTNPCRHRDAFPSCRNMKTLFGCRHSVVREKCAATCKCNTQII from the exons aAATGGGCCCAATAACTGCAGTCCTTTGCCTGGTTGCTTTGATACACCAAGCTGATGGACAG GTGTTTCAGAGTAAACAAGTGGACACACCCCTCTTTCAACCTTTTCCCATTAAAAACCCAATACAGAAGCCAATAAAGAAACCGATATACAAACCGATACACAAACCAATAAAGAAACCAGTACAGATACCACTACAGAAACCCCAGCTACCTCAGCGACCAGCCCAACAGAAATACAATGGTTTTCAGATGCAAAGCAAACAACAGATGTTTCAGCAACAAAATAAtattcagctgaaaaacaagcaagtcATCCTTAAAGAACACAATGAAATAAGAAGATCTGTAGTTCCAACAGCCAGGAACATGCTGAAGATG GTTTGGAATGAGAGAGCTGCTAAAAATGCTCAGAAATGGGCAAAGAAGTGTGAAATGGAAATCAGTCCAACAGATCAGAGAGTTATTGATG GCATCACCTGTGGTGAGAATATATTGCTCTCCTCTCAACCAAAAACATGGGCTGAAACAATCCAAGTCTGGAACAGTCAGGGCTCCAATTTCAAGTATGGTTTTGGAGCAACTACGAAGAATGCCAATGTCAAGAGCTACGCTCAG CTAGTGTGGTATAACAGCTACCAGGTTGGATGTGCAGTTGCCTACTGTCCTAGGAACCAGTACAACTACTTTTATGTTTGCCATTACTGTCCTCC aggaaataacATAATGCAAGTGGCTGCACCTTACAAAAGTGGACCAAGATGTGCAGATTGTCCCGACCACTGCGACAAAGGGCTTTGCA CCAATCCTTGCAGGCATCGAGATGCATTTCCAAGCTGCAGAAATATGAAAACCTTGTTTGGCTGCCGCCATTCAGTGGTGAGAGAGAAGTGTGCTGCTACCTGTAAATGCAACACTCAAATCATCTAA